A part of Neoarius graeffei isolate fNeoGra1 chromosome 8, fNeoGra1.pri, whole genome shotgun sequence genomic DNA contains:
- the LOC132890301 gene encoding regakine-1-like yields the protein MKMGHVFLVLGLILNLALYSDAQLEALQPISQSESCCFKFFTGRIPPKKIQKVKKTGSHCPQQGFIVTTPEYASLCVHKVTGKA from the exons ATGAAGATGGGTCATGTATTTTTGGTCCTGGGCTTGATCCTGAACTTGGCGCTCTACTCAGACGCTCAGC TTGAAGCTCTTCAGCCTATCTCACAGTCTGAGTCCTGCTGTTTCAAGTTCTTCACTGGCCGGATTCCTCCCAAAAAAATCCAGAAGGTCAAAAAGACAGGCTCACACTGTCCACAGCAAGGCTTTAT tgttactACTCCTGAGTATGCCAGCCTGTGTGTTCATAAAGTCACTGGCAAAGCATAG
- the LOC132890302 gene encoding C-C motif chemokine 14-like, whose translation MSEDLHPPAENRKMCHGFLVLGFILIMALCSDAQPQAQPIDCCFEFFQGKIPPQKVLSAIPTDTRCSHQGFIVTTPKHRKLCVRKLATE comes from the exons ATGAGCGAAGATCTTCACCCACCTGCTGAGAACAGAAAGATGTGTCATGGATTTTTGGTCCTGGGTTTCATCCTGATCATGGCGCTCTGCTCAGATGCTCAGC CTCAGGCCCAGCCTATAGACTGCTGTTTTGAATTTTTCCAGGGAAAAATTCCTCCCCAAAAGGTCCTGAGTGCTATACCGACAGACACGCGCTGTTCTCATCAAGGATTCAT tgttactACTCCTAAGCACCGCAAACTGTGTGTTCGGAAACTCGCCACTGAATAA